GGTTTTACATTGTTGGTATCACTTTTGCTGTAACCGACATACCTTACCTTTTGAGTGAAGACAACGATGCTGGTGGCTATGCGATTGCTGAAATATTTTACCAAGCATTCAAGAGTAGATATGGCAGTGGATTTGGGGGAATTGTTTGCTTAGGAGTGGTTGCCGTTGCCATATTTTTCTGTGGTATGAGTTCAGTAACTAGCAACTCGAGGTATGATTCTCCTTGTTCCATATCTAATGCGGAGAAGTTTCAAGAAATCAATCTCTTTACTGGATTACTGATTTTGAAATGTGGTTTATTCTCAGAATGGCATATGCATTTTCTAGAGATGGAGCCATGCCATTCTCATCAATTTGGCACAAAGTTAACAGGCACGAGGTCCCTATAAATGCTGTTTGGCTTGGtgcatttatatcattttgCATGGCATTAACGGTACCCtctttctattttttcttctaattttttatCAGTCCAAATTATCATGATTCCATACATAATTTTCACAGTTCTGCTAATTTCCTGCATCCTATACCAATTTGATGTATAATTTTGTAACTTGTTTCTACATCTACTAATTTTGCATCATGTACTTGTTATGGATATTGAGCAGTATCTAGGAAGCGCAGTAGCATTTCAGGCGATGGTATCCATAGCAACAATTGGATTGTATATTGCATATGCTCTGCCAATCTTCTTCCGAGTAACATTGGCACGCAAGGCATTCACCCCAGGACCGTTCAATTTGGGTCGATACGGTGAGGTGGTTGGATGGATTGCAGTGCTATGGGTAGTAACCATATCAATTCTATTCTCATTGCCAGTAGCTTATCCCATTACCAACGAGACACTTAACTATACACCTGTTGCTGTGGGCGGCTTACTTCTTCTCACTGTTTCTGTGTGGGTCTTGAGTGCTCGCCACTGGTTCAAAGGTCCTATCACCAATCTAAATGGTTGAGTAGAGATTTTACTCCATAGGAATATTTGAACTCTGACTCTCCTTTTAGTAACATCTTCGAGGTTGTCTCAACCTACAttagtaaaattatatttgtATGCATTACTTAGTGTAGCAAATGTTCTAAAGCATCATTCGCAAGGATGTTTCCCATGTAATTGATTGCCATTACACAGAAGAAATCATTATTGAATCAAAAGTGACTGATTTTTGTAAAAGTCTCCTTAAAAAATTCTGTATCTCATTCAATTTGTTGCACCATAACAATTATCCCATTCTCTCCTTATAAGTATGCCAATTATCATTTGTTTGATGCTCTGATTGTTGGTGATTGGGTATTGTATATCCACATTAATTTATATAGAAAGTGAATATTTAGTAGCAGTTGACCATTGTATGTGTACATATGAAGCCAATTGGACAGCTGATTGTTCAATACATAAGAAGGCTTGAAGAACTCAGGTCATCAATTCAATTCACACAGTACTAGCCATAGTCATGTATTCGGCCAGAAAATCTGCTTCTATTTGTTTCCAAGCTACCATTTCAAGGATGATCTGAGAAAGAGACAAGATTTAATGATTGATTTTAGTTGCTTAATCAGAATGAAAATAGGATGGCAAAGGATAAAGCAATCATTGATTTAGTTTCCCTTGGAAGAAATTTTTGAACATGAAGTGTTGCGTGAAAATGAGTTGAGGTGCAGTTTGTATGTACTGAATGATAAAGCAAACATCAGCCTTTGGTATTGTTTACACATGCCTTTGACCATGGGAGCCAGTAGAGATTTCATTATCAAGTCCAACATATGAAAAAGATGTTTAAAGATCACCTGCATTCTGAATTCCAATAGCATGAGAAAGATGTTTAAATGTTAATATACATACGATCCAAAGAGGCTTAATTAGTTTTCAGGATGTGTACAAATAAATAGCCAAATAGCCTTTCTCTAAGAATCTATCCTCTTCCTTGTCTATATCTAATTACTGACAAATATGATGACGTGTTACATATGACCAAAGAGTGGGATACAGTTCATCTAGTCAAGCCCTGTAGATTGGTGATAGGACCTTTGAACCAATGGCGAGCACTCAAGATCCAGAAGGAAACAGTGAGGAAAAGTAAGC
The DNA window shown above is from Euphorbia lathyris chromosome 1, ddEupLath1.1, whole genome shotgun sequence and carries:
- the LOC136235550 gene encoding amino-acid permease BAT1 homolog isoform X4: MVLPSHTAENGKVASLDSGAARLKELGYKQELKRDLSFNIVGQWAVTTSIDFSLAQLIQVIILLSTGGKNGGGYEASKYVVIAMHGGILLLHAILNSLPISVLSFFGQLAAVWNLVGVLVLTILIPCVATERASAKFVFTHFNTDNGEGISSHAYIFVLGLLMSQYTLSGYDASAHMTEETKNADENGPKGIISAIGISVIFGWFYIVGITFAVTDIPYLLSEDNDAGGYAIAEIFYQAFKSRYGSGFGGIVCLGVVAVAIFFCGMSSVTSNSRMAYAFSRDGAMPFSSIWHKVNRHEVPINAVWLGAFISFCMALTYLGSAVAFQAMVSIATIGLYIAYALPIFFRVTLARKAFTPGPFNLGRYGEVVGWIAVLWVVTISILFSLPVAYPITNETLNYTPVAVGGLLLLTVSVWVLSARHWFKGPITNLNG